In the Anastrepha obliqua isolate idAnaObli1 chromosome 1, idAnaObli1_1.0, whole genome shotgun sequence genome, one interval contains:
- the LOC129235633 gene encoding methionine synthase reductase, producing the protein MVCPTDFDKLDIKAYILNKYVPAKVSEPMYIISSADDLDELKSTKHAQLQCSDLIWPFSRPGALPAEVPIKEVQILTEQNDEIKEKCIMELIMEMQADSNYYQPGDTIGILPYNNSRDVQSLLQHMDLTNKSNSTFELQISPKCTKKTAKLPPYIPTHCTPFKLLRDCLNLHAIPKKQFLNSLANCCGNTDEREFLSCLSSKEGSPYYNELILQRGLTLLELMELCPSCKPTLEVLIEHLPRLLPRPYSIANNVISQEIKIIFSILTEKPGVTTNMLKSLGMPFLKAKKPVELPKVIAYARHSSEFRFTSQEASENNHILIGVGTALAPFLGFLEKKEQLLTDGAYTSLGDTWLFAGAATESSILHRENVLAFYSTGVLQRYFECLSRVPSAKYHYVQEQILANATELIEFLLQENTVLYVCADGGSVSKSIEKAIVECFAQVQQITLEEALETIKTFKRNGKFREDLWL; encoded by the exons GCAGATGATTTGGACGAACTGAAG TCAACAAAACATGCCCAGCTCCAATGCTCCGACCTTATTTGGCCGTTTTCTAGGCCTGGAGCCTTGCCCGCGGAAGTACCAATTAAGGAAGTACAAATATTGACTGAACAAaatgatgaaataaaagaaaagtgcATTATGGAATTAATAATGGAAATG caagcAGACAGCAATTACTACCAACCAGGGGATACTATAGGTATACTACCGTATAACAACAGCAGAGACGTGCAATCACTGTTGCAGCACATGGATCtcacaaataaatcaaatagcaCTTTTGAGCTGCAAATTTCACCAAAATGCACAAAGAAAACGGCCAAGTTGCCACCTTACATTCCTACACATTGCACTCCGTTCAAATTGCTGCGTGATTGTCTTAATCTACATGCCATTCCAAAAAAACAGTTCCTTAATAGCTTGGCTAACTGCTGTGGAAATACAGATGAACGTGAATTTCTGAGCTGTCTATCATCCAAAGAAGGGAGCCCTTATTATAATGAACTTATTTTGCAACGTGGTCTAACTTTACTTGAACTGATGGAATTGTGCCCTTCGTGTAAGCCCACATTAGAAGTACTTATTGAGCACTTGCCCCGCTTGTTACCACGCCCCTATTCCATAGCTAACAACGTAATATcccaagaaataaaaattatattttcaatactcACGGAAAAACCTGGTGTTACTACAAATATGTTAAAAAGTTTGGGAATGCCCTTTCTTAAGGCTAAGAAACCCGTGGAGTTACCCAAAGTTATTGCATACGCGCGGCATTCCAGCGAGTTTCGGTTCACTTCACAAGAAGCCAGCGAAAACAATCATATTCTAATTGGTGTTGGTACTGCTTTAGCACCTTTTCTAGGTTTTTTAGAAAAGAAGGAACAACTGCTTACTGATGGGGCATATACATCATTAGGCGATACTTGGCTCTTTGCCGGTGCTGCCACAGAAAGTAGTATACTGCATAGGGAGAATGTTTTAGCGTTTTATAGTACTGGTGTACTGCAACGGTACTTTGAATGTCTGTCTCGCGTGCCCAGTGCAAAATATCACTATGTTCAGGAACAAATATTAGCGAATGCTACGGAATTGATTGAATTTCTACTGCAAGAGAATACTGTATTGTACGTTTGTGCTGATGGTGGTTCGGTTTCGAAATCAATTGAAAAAGCAATTGTGGAATGTTTTGCACAAGTTCAGCAAATAACACTCGAGGAAGctttagaaacaataaaaacttttaagcgGAACGGTAAGTTCCGCGAGGATTTATGGTTGTAG
- the LOC129248457 gene encoding uncharacterized protein LOC129248457: MNGHDSTAENIPLEEVIQMGIEVEDVSMISEAPSPLRTPLAENFTLRSGNSHISERRTPRANLKRKRMEEDGDARKKFLEIAEKQADALKMLAQSSVETVEVAKQQADALKILAESSSASAQANKMMAKAIAVFWNGLSATAEAFNNLTPIISQILKGHTRAF; the protein is encoded by the exons ATGAATGGGCACGATTCAACAGCTGAAAATATTCCACTAGAGGAG GTAATCCAAATGGGTATCGAAGTGGAAGATGTAAGCATGATTTCGGAAGCCCCGTCGCCTTTACGGACGCCACTTGCAGAAAATTTCACGCTGAGGTCAGGTAATTCGCACATCTCAGAGAGGAGAACACCACGGGCGAACTTGAAAAGAAAGCGCATGGAAGAAGACGGTGATGCTCggaagaaatttttggaaatagcaGAAAAACAGGCAGATGCACTAAAG atgCTAGCCCAGTCGAGTGTAGAAACCGTAGAAGTCGCGAAACAACAAGCAGATGCTTTAaag atcTTAGCCGAAAGCAGCTCTGCAAGTGCCCAGGCGAATAAAATGATGGCGAAGGCAATAGCCGTATTTTGGAATGGTTTAAGCGCTACCGCGGAAGCATTCAACAATCTAACGCCAATCATAAGCCAaatactcaaaggacatactcgCGCTTTTTAA